Below is a window of Cytophaga hutchinsonii ATCC 33406 DNA.
GAGGGCCAAAGGCTAAGATATGCAAACCTTAAAGCTTTTAGCATTAAGCGTTAGGCCTAAATCCTTATGCGCTGCATCTCCCGCTCGTTATCTTTGCTCTTGATCGACTCGCGTTTATCATACAGCTTCTTTCCTTTTGCCAGTGCGATCTCAATCTTTGCATATCCGCGTTCGTTGGTAAACAAGCGCAGTGCAATGATCGTTAAGCCTTTTTCCTTGGAATGCATGAACAGTTTTTTCAATTCTGCTTTACGGAGCAGTAGCTTACGTGCACTCAACGGATCATGGTTGTAAAAAGAACCTTTGTCGTACGAAGAAATATTCATATTCTTGATCCACAGTTCTTCATTATCAAACAGGCAATACGCTTCGCTGATAGAAGCTTTGCTCATGCGGATGGCCTTGATCTCCGTACCTTTCAATACAATTCCGGCTTCGTATTTTTCCAGGAATTCATATTCAAAAGATGCCTTCTTATTTTTTATATTGACGTTTTTAACGATCTCTTTTGTACTCATTTTTATAACCCTCCTCCTATGCGCAATCTTGGTTCCGGAGACAGATCCCATCCTGCAAAATCATTTTCTAAATACTGGTGATATCCAGCTACAGCAATCATGGCTGCATTATCGGTACAATATTCAAACGCGGGTATGTATACATCCCAACCTTCCTGCTCGCGTTTTTGTTCCATGGCTTTCCGCAATCCGGAATTTGCCGAAACACCGCCCGCTATCGCTACCCTGTTGATACCCGTATCGACAACCAAACGCTTCAGCTTACGCATCAGTACATCTATCAGCGCATGCTGTACACTGGCACAAATATCAGGTAAATTTTTCTGAATAAAATCCGGATCAACGGCTGTATTTTTTTTCAGGAAATACATAAAAGCTGTCTTTATACCGCTGAAAGAATAATTATATCCGGGCATATCAACGGTTGGGAACGGAAATGCCAGCGGATTTCCTTGTTTTGCATACGAATCAATCAATGGTCCACCTGGGTAAGGAAGACCCATTAATTTAGCTGTTTTGTCGAATGCTTCCCCAACGGCATCGTCCTGGGTTTCTCCTACTACTTCCATTTCTAAATAATTCCGCACAATCACCAGCTGCGTATGTCCGCCACTCACAGTCATACAAATAAATGGAAAAGACGGTTTTACATCACCAATAAAATGTGCCAGAATATGCGCTTTCATGTGATTCACTTTGATCACCGGAATGTGTAAGGCCGACGCAAATGCTTTGGAAAAAGAAACGCCCACCAATAATGCACCTAATAATCCGGGGCCAGAGGTACAAGCCACTGCATTCAGGTCTGATTTTTGTATATTTGCTTCAAGGAGTGCTTGCGCTACCACTGGAATGATATGTTGTTGATGTGCCCGTGAAGCTAATTCCGGTACAATTCCCCCATATTTCTCGTGAATTCGCTGTGAAGCAACTATATTACATAGTATATTCCCATCCTGAATGACAGCCGCAGCTGTTTCATCACAGGAAGATTCGATGGCTAATAGTGTAACTGACATAGATTGATCACTCAAGTAAAGAATTTTAGCAGAATTTTCATAAGGAGGTTTTTAAAAACTGTCGCTTATACTGCGCTTATTTTACTCATACTTCTCACTATCATAGTAATAGGCTTCAGAACTATTTATGTACAGGAGAAGGTTGGGAAAATTGCGAGTAAAGAACTTTCTGAATTTCTTCAGTACAAAGTTAACATTGATCGGGTTGAAATCGATTGGTTTGATCACTTTATTATTTACGGGGTTACGCTGTACGATTACAAAGGCTCTCAAATGATCCATTTGGGCGAAGGTGTAGTAGATTATGAAATTTTTACACTGGAAAGAAAATGGACGTTCCGTATTGAAGATATTGTACTCAAAGATGGTGAAGTACACCTGATCAAATACAAAAACACCGACATTTTAAATATCAATGAATTTATTGATGCTGCGAGCAAGCTTGGTAATGACATGGATACCACTGCTGCCCGGGAAGCTTTTACGCTTGATGACATCAAACTGGTGAACATGCGTTTTGCGTATGATGATATGCGCAGCGGCAACATATCGGGTTTTGATCACAACCACTTTTCATTTGACAGCATTTACGGCATCACAGAAGATCTGTATGCGTTTGCAGACACTTTCCGCATCAATATAAAAGACCTAACAACTATTGAAGGTCATACACGGCTCCGTGTACACAAGCTGTCAGGTATATATACCTTGTGTGAGCATTATATGGATCTGGAAAACATGTATGCAAAGATCGGAAATACCTTCCTGCAGAATTACATGAAGATCAGTTATGGCACCATCACCGATCTGGCAGATTTTAATACAGAGGCATATATCAATGCAACCTTAGACAGTTCATATGTTGATCTGCAAGACATTGCCTTCTTTGCCCCGGAATTGAAAAAGTACCCGTACCGGATCGGTATCAGTGCAGTGGCTTCGGGCAAGGTGAGTAAATTCACGATCAATAAACTGCGCGCATACACAGGCAAAAGTTATGTTAAAGGTTCACTGCATATGGATGGCTTGCCCAGCTTTATGTCTACCTACATTGATGCAACCTTCAATGATGCATACATCAGCCAAGCTGATCTGGGACCGTTTTTTGATACCGAAGTACGGGAAACGATCCAGACCTTTAGTTATTTTAAAGGGCTGCTTAGTTTTAATGGATTCCCGAAAGACTTTGTGGCAAATGCTGCGCTGAATACGGCGATGGGTTATTTTAAAACAGATATGAAATTCAATCTGAAAGATAACCTGAAAGCAGACAGCTACTATTCCGGGAAACTTATAACCAAGCAGTTTAACCTGGGCAAGCTGATCAAAAACGAGCAGTTAGGTTTCATTAATATGGACGGAAGTGTTGAAGGTGTTGGTTTTGATATCGACGAATTACGGATGAAAATGCTTGCCACTATCTACTCCATTGATTTTAATAACTACACCTATAAGAATATCCACACCAATGCACTGCTGCAAAAATCGTTATTCAACGGACATGCAGATATTGTAGATTCAAATCTTGTAATGAGTGTTGATGGTATGCTTGATTATCGGGAGGAAGAAGAAATTCTGCAGGTAAATGTTGTGTGCGAAAAAGCACAATTAAAGAAGCTGAATCTAAATATTACTGACACGGATTTATTGGTCAAAACAAAACTAAACCTGAACTTCAGAGGAACGGAAATAGACGATGCGTATGGAAACGGTTACCTGGCCGACACTTACCTTCTATACAATGGAAATAAAGAAATTTATATTGATACGCTGCATCTCATTTCGAACATTATAGATGATACCACCAGGAATATTGAAATTGCTTCAGATATTATTACGGCTACTATAAAAGGGAATTTTAAACCTACAATCATTGCACATGATTTTACAGAATTTGTGCAGGAAGTAAATAATAGTATTGTGCATGACAGTTTGGATGTTCTTGAATATTATAAAAACAAAACCATACACCAGGAAACACCTTACCATGTTAATTACGATATTCAACTACATGATATTAATGCTTTTTTAAATATTTATACACCCGGTTTATATATCTCCGGTGAATCCAGTATCAAAGGTCGGTTCAACTCCGGCCGCACAAAAAT
It encodes the following:
- the smpB gene encoding SsrA-binding protein SmpB, with product MSTKEIVKNVNIKNKKASFEYEFLEKYEAGIVLKGTEIKAIRMSKASISEAYCLFDNEELWIKNMNISSYDKGSFYNHDPLSARKLLLRKAELKKLFMHSKEKGLTIIALRLFTNERGYAKIEIALAKGKKLYDKRESIKSKDNEREMQRIRI
- the tsaD gene encoding tRNA (adenosine(37)-N6)-threonylcarbamoyltransferase complex transferase subunit TsaD: MSVTLLAIESSCDETAAAVIQDGNILCNIVASQRIHEKYGGIVPELASRAHQQHIIPVVAQALLEANIQKSDLNAVACTSGPGLLGALLVGVSFSKAFASALHIPVIKVNHMKAHILAHFIGDVKPSFPFICMTVSGGHTQLVIVRNYLEMEVVGETQDDAVGEAFDKTAKLMGLPYPGGPLIDSYAKQGNPLAFPFPTVDMPGYNYSFSGIKTAFMYFLKKNTAVDPDFIQKNLPDICASVQHALIDVLMRKLKRLVVDTGINRVAIAGGVSANSGLRKAMEQKREQEGWDVYIPAFEYCTDNAAMIAVAGYHQYLENDFAGWDLSPEPRLRIGGGL